AGGTGCCGATTCACGAGCCGGGCCTCGACGAGCTGCTCCGGCGCAACCTGGCCGCCGGCCGGCTGCGGTTCTCGACCGACATCGCCGAGACCGCCGCCTTCGGCGACGTGCACTTCATCTGCGTCGGCACCCCGCAGCGGGCCGACGGCATGGGCGCCGACCTGTCGTACGTCGAAGCCTCGGTGACCGCCCTGGCCCAGCAGCTCACCCGCAAGGCGCTGATCGTCGGCAAGTCCACCGTGCCGGTCGGCACCGCCGAGTGGGTGGAGCAGCTCGTCGGCAAGCACACCCCGGACGACCTGGGCGTCGAGGTGGCCTGGAGCCCCGAGTTCCTCCAGGAGGGCTTCGCCGTCGACGACGTGCTGCGCCCCAACCGGATCGTGGTCGGCGTCAAGAGCGAGTGGGCCAACGCCATGCTCTACGCCGCCCACAAGGGCGTCTTCGACCTGGCCGCCACCGAGGACCGGGAGGTCCCGCTGGTGGTCACCGACTTCGCCACCGCCGAGCTGGTCAAGGTCGCCGCGAACGCCTTCCTGGCCACCAAGATCTCGTTCATCAACGCGATGGCCGAGGTCTGCGAGGCCAGCGGCGGCGACGTCACCCAGCTCGCCCGCGCCATCGGCTACGACCCGCGGATCGGCAACCGGTTCCTCCAGGCCGGTCTCGGCTTCGGCGGCGCCTGCCTGCCCAAGGACATCCGCGCCTTCCAGGCCCGCGCCCAGGAGCTGGGTGCCGGCGAGGCGCTGCGGTTCCTGCACGAGGTGGACCTGATCAACCTGCGCCGTCGGACCCGGGTCCTCCAGCTCGCCGCCGACCTGCTCGGCCGCCGCTCCGGCCCGGCCGGCCCGGACTTCTCCGGCACCCGGATCGCGGTGCTCGGCGCGACCTTCAAACCCAACACCGACGACGTCCGCGACGCCCCGGCGCTCGCGGTCGCCGCGCTGCTCGCCAAGGCCGGCGCCGACGTGCACGTGTACGACCCGCAGGGCACCGAGAACGCCCGCCGGATCGCCCCCGAGCTGTGCTACGAGGCCAGCATCAACGACGCGGTGTCCGGTGCCGACCTGGTCTGCGTGCTCACCGAATGGGCCGACTTCCGCAACGCCGACCCGGTCGTCCTCGGTGAACTGGCCGCCGGTCGCAAGGTCGTCGACGGCCGCAACTGCCTCGACGCGACACTGTGGACCCAGGCCGGCTGGGAGTACCGGGGGATGGGCCGCCCCTGACGTCGGCCGCGACGCGCCGGTACGGGGTGACGCTCCCCGCACCGGCGCGTTTTTGTGCCCCCAACGGAGTGGCAGGTGTCGAAATCCGCGCCCGCTCAGGGCATGCTGCGTGAGGGACGGCGTCCACAGTGCGGCCGGCCGGGTGGAGGGATGTCGTGGAGAACTTCCAGTGCTCCTCGTGCGGGCGGCAGATCAAGCCGGCGGCCCGCTGCCCCAACTGCGGGGCCGAGCAGCCGCAGTGGCGTGAACACCTGGCCGAGATCGAACGCTCCATCGCGGAGATGAAGGCCCGCGACGCGGAGATCGCCCGGGAGCAACGGCAGATCGCCGCCAAGATGCAGGCCGCCCTCTTCCAGCGGGACATCCTCGCCCACGCCGGCGAGGAACGCGTCAAGCAGGCCACCCGGCCGCGCCGGGTGCTCCGCCGCAAGCCGGGCCGCCGACCACCGACCGCCGCCACCGGAGCACCACCGAAGGTGCCCCGGCAGGGCACCCCCGCCGGCCCGGACGAGCCGCCGCTCCCACCGCCGTACCGGACGGCCACCTGGCTGGGCGCGGACAACCCGGAACACCCGGCGGAGGCGTCCTCCCGGGAGGTGCAGAACATCCCGCTCGGGTTGGGCGCGCTGGTGCTGGCGGTCGCCGCGGTGGTCTTCGCCGCCGTCGCGACCAGCTCGATGGACGCCCTGGCCCGGCTCGGCATCCTGCTGGTCGCCACCGTCCTGCTGCTGCTCGCCCCGCCGGTGCTGGCCAGGCGGGGGCTCACCTCCACCGCTGAGACGATCTCCACGGTCGGCCTGCTGCTGGTGCCGCTGGCCGGGTACGCGCTCTGGGCGGTGGACCGGATCGGCGCCTCCGGAGCGGTCTTCTCCGGGATGATCTTCGCGTTGACCACCGGCGTCGCCCTCGCCTACGCCGTCGGCACCGGGCTGCGCGCCCCCCGGTTCGCGGCGGTGCTGGCCGCCCAGCCCGTGGTGCCGCTGCTCGCCTACGGGTGGGTCGACGGCCCGACCGGCTGGGCGGTGGTGTTCACCGTGGTGGCCGTGCTCGACCTCGGGCTGGTCCGCTCCGGCATCATGCGGGAACGACCGGCCGGACCGGACTCCGTGCCCGCCGGCCCCACCGCGCCCCGGCAGCGGGTCGACCCCGACGGCCGACCGGAGGCGGCACCCGAGGAGTCGGCCGAGGTGCTGGCCGGCACGGCGGGCGACCCGACCGGCGGCTCCCGGCCGGTGCCGTGGCTGCCCGAGACGACCTGGCTGCTGCACGGGGTGGCGGTGGCGCTCGCCCTGGCGTACGCGGTCACCGCCCTGCTGCGGGTGCAGACCGTGCCGGCGGCCACCGGGGCGGGCGCGGCGCTGCTGCTGGCCGCCCTGGTGGCCCTGGCCGGCACCCTGCTGCTGCGCCGCCCGCCACTACCGGACGTGGGGGCCGGCATCCTCACCCTCGCCGTGATCGGCGCGCTGGGCCGGATCGCCGCGGTGGCCTTCCCGGGCCGGGCGCTGCTGCTGATCGCCGCGGTCATCACGCTGACCGGGCTGGCCGTGCGGGCCGTACCGGAAGCCGCCCGGCGTGGGCCGCAGCTCGCCTCCGCCGCCGCGCTGACCGTCAGCGGCCTGGTGGTGGCCGGTGGTGCGCTGCGGGCCGGGCTGGCACCGGTGCAGGCGGCGCTGCCGGCCTGGCGGGCCGACCTGTCCCGGTTCCCCGCCGAGGTCGCGGCGACGGCCGGTCCGTCCGCCGGGCAGCTCGCCGCCAGCGCCCTGCTGCTCACCGTCGCGGCGGTGCTGGCCCTGCCGCCGGAGATCCGCCGCGAGTTCGCGGTGGTC
Above is a window of Micromonospora rifamycinica DNA encoding:
- a CDS encoding UDP-glucose dehydrogenase family protein, which codes for MTIPYPTIQPAPTVSPVTPPSGAPRPRVTFLGTGYLGATYAICYAELGYEVLGFDVDADKIAKLNAGEVPIHEPGLDELLRRNLAAGRLRFSTDIAETAAFGDVHFICVGTPQRADGMGADLSYVEASVTALAQQLTRKALIVGKSTVPVGTAEWVEQLVGKHTPDDLGVEVAWSPEFLQEGFAVDDVLRPNRIVVGVKSEWANAMLYAAHKGVFDLAATEDREVPLVVTDFATAELVKVAANAFLATKISFINAMAEVCEASGGDVTQLARAIGYDPRIGNRFLQAGLGFGGACLPKDIRAFQARAQELGAGEALRFLHEVDLINLRRRTRVLQLAADLLGRRSGPAGPDFSGTRIAVLGATFKPNTDDVRDAPALAVAALLAKAGADVHVYDPQGTENARRIAPELCYEASINDAVSGADLVCVLTEWADFRNADPVVLGELAAGRKVVDGRNCLDATLWTQAGWEYRGMGRP